ATATTATAATTAATAATTTACAGTTAAGATTTATTAGTATATTATAATTAATAATTTACAGTTAAGATTTATTAGTATATTATAATTAATAATTTACAGTTAACATCTAGTATTATATTGTATTATATTATAATTAATAATTTACAGTTAACATCTAGTATTATATTGTATTATATTATAATTAATAATTTATTAATATATTATTAATTTCAATCCACAATTATTATATTCATTAAATTAAAAATTAAAAAAAATTAATGATAAATATAATTAGTTACAGGCTCCACAATTATAACAATCCCCATCTTCACACCATGGAGTTTGCTGACTATTTTTTATTTTTTCATATTCTAATTTTAAAAACTCTTTACTTACACTTACATCTATACAATCCCATGGTAACTTGTCTTCTAAAGTATAATTTGGAGCATTTTCACCCCATTCTTTAATACTAATCTTCTTATTTAAAGATTTTTCAATTAGATTTCCAATTTCCCTATCACCACAAGATAAAACATATTGAATAAGGCCCATTTTTGCACTATCAAACTTAATATCTAATCCTTTTAAATTCTTTTTAAGATATTTTATTTTCAACTTAATGTCTTTCATATTATAAGTTTCCCATTGAAGGGGAGTATGTGCTTTAGGGATAAGTGGATTAACACTAAAGCTAATTGAAACTTTAGCTTTTTTAGTTGAAGTTTTTGACTTTGAATTAAACTTATACTTCATAGAATCAATCTGCTTCATTAGACTTGCAAGTTGGCAAATATCCTCCTGTGTCTCATAGGGCAAACCGATTAAAAAATACAATTTAATATTAAAACCTAATTCAACAGCATCACCTATAACACGAAAAACATCCTCATCTTCAATATCCTTATTTATTCGACACCTTAATGAGTATATCGATTCAGGAGCTATTGTTAATGTTTTTAATCCGCTTGATTTAAGTGCAATTAATGTTTCTTTAGTAATGGATTCAATTCTCATAGATGGCATTGATACTTGAAAGCCCTTTTCTTTTAAACCATTAGTTAATTCATTAATTTTAGAATAATCTGAAACAGCTGCACCTATTAATGATATTTTATTTAAGCCAGTGTTTTCTCTAGCTTCTTCTGCAATAGAAAAAAGATAATCCAAGTTTGTTTCTCTAAGGGGCCTATACAAATAGCTAGACATACAGAATCTGCATCCCCTTGTACATGCTCTAGATACATTTAATAAGATTGAGTTTGAAAATGCAGGAATAAAATCTTTATCATCAGTTTCACTAACAATCGGATAAGTTAAATGATATATCTTATCCATATCCTCTGAAAGTGCAATTTCAGTATTGTTATTAAATTCAGATATGTATAAACCCTGTATATCTAAAAATGGAGATAAATCTCTTTTACTTCTAAAATTAACCCCCCTATTGTTAATCTTTTTATTGTTTTTCTTATTTGATAAGTTTAATTCCAAATATAAATCTAAAAAGTCATATAAGACTGCTTCAGCCTCACCAACAACAAAGATATCTATAAAGTCAGATAATGGTAATGGATTAGAGCTTGCACAAGGCCCACCTGCAATAATTAAAGGATCTTCATTTGTTCTATCTTCCCTTCTTAAAGGAATATTCGCTTCTTTTAAAATCTCTAAAATATTAAAATAGTCTTGTTCATATTGTAGAGAAAAGGAGATTATATCAAAATCAGATAATGGGCTATTAGTTTCAAGACTTCTTATAGATGGATATATTATTCTTTCACAGTAGCTATCCTCTCTTTCATTTATATAATTATAAATTATTTGATAACCTAAGGAACTCATTGCAGTTTTATAAACATTCGGATAGACTAATCCAAAACGTATATCTGATTTTAATGGATTTTTTATAATTATATTCTTTTCTTTAAACATGTTTTTAGTTCCTTAGTGAATAAAATTAGCACTTTTAATTCTTAAATTAATATAAATTTTGTTTATACAAATATAATAAATTTTACTATAGATTAACTTTTTTTATATTTCTTAGAATTTATTAAATAAAATCAATTTAATTAAAGAAATAAATCTCTCCAAAACAAAATCAATTTAATTAAAGAAATAAAATTCACCAAATAAAATCAATTTAACAACTAAAATTAAAATTTCAATCTTATTTTAATATTTATATCATAATACAAGTAATATATAAAGTTTTTTGTTAAAATAAAATCGTGATTTTACACAAAAACACAATTAGAAAATATATTTAAATTAAAAAAGTCAAATAAGAATTTACTAATCTTTAAAATAAAAAATATAGATTCTTATGAATATTATTTTTAAAGATAGTTTTAAAATAAATGGAGGCAATCTAAGAAAAATGAGGTGTTACTATTAGAAAAAAAATGATTTTTTTAGCTTTATTACTAGTACTTATTTTTAGTATTAGCAGTGCTAGTTCTCAAAGTATAAAGATTGATGATACAAATAATATTAATGATAATAAAGTCCTTAAATCAAATTCTCTATCAAACAGTTTAATTACTGAAAAAACTAATTTAAGTGCTACAACTAAAGTAAAAACCAATACAACAAATACAAAAAAGACAAATACAACAAAGAAAACAACTACAGAAAAAACAAAAGAAAATACAACAACGGTAACTAAAAAAACATTAGCGAAAACATCTGCAAGTTTTATGAATTATGTAGAGAAGAATGGAAAATTTCCTAAAGTTAAAATTAGTAATAAAAATTATTCAAATACAGAATATCTATATTTAATCTCAAAAGCTATTGAAAATAATTCCAATTCAGAAATTGAGATAAAAAAGAATTTAATTAAACCATATAATAATTCAAATTCTAAATCTGTAAAAGGTAATTTAAATAAAACAGAATATGTAAAAATAGCTAGCAAAACTAGGGAATTTATTGAAAAGAATAAAAGAGCTCCAAATTGGGCTTCATCTTCAAAAGGCAATATTCATTATAATCAATTGATTTTAACATTTAGCAAATGTTTAGATAATTATAATAAGACTAACAAGTTACCTAATTCTATAAAACTTGATGATTTAGATTTAAATAAAATAAAAACTAAGTTAAATAAGAAAACTAGTAAATCTACAACAGATAATAAAGTTAATAGTACAAATAAATCCACAACAAATACCAGCTCTAAAATAACCACAAATAAATCCACAACAAATACCAGCTCTAAAATAACCACAAATAAATCCACAACAAATACCAGCTCTAAAATAACTGCAAATAAACCTATAGCAACAAAAACAAACCTAACAAAAACAGAACCTAAAGACACAGCAACAAAAATAAATCCATCAACAGAAAATAAAAATAATCTTAATTTAGTTGAAAGAACAATGAATAGCATCAATAGCATCTTAAATAACATTTTAGAAAAATTAAATCCCTTTAAATATAAACTAGATTTAACCAGATCTGATGAAGCTAACATTAAACTAAATAATAGTAAGGTAAATATTGATGGTGATAAATCAACAATTAATGTAAAAGTATCAACAAAGGATAGAAATAACCTAACAAATGCTAACACAACAACAACAAAGAAAACCAACACAACAAATACCAAAAACACAAATACAACAACAAAAACCAACACAACTAGTTCTAAAAACACAAATACAACAAAAACGACTTCTAAAACTAAAGCTAATATTGCAAGTATAAATAAAACTTCTATTAATGAAGATTTAAAAAAATATTTATCCAGTAGTAAAAACTGTCAAGTTAACAATAAAGCAATTAAAGATTTAGCTAAGACATTAACTTCTTCTCTTAAAACAAATTATGAAAAGGCTAAAAAGTTATTCAATTGGGTACGTGACAATATTCAATACACTAAATACCGCAACACTAGAAAAGGAGCTGTGAAAACACTTCAAACAAAAAAAGGTAATTGTGTTGACCAAAGTCATTTATTAATTGCATTATCAAGAGCTTCTGGAATTCCTGCAAGATATGTTAAAGGAACCAATTGTAAATTTAGTAACGGTTATGTTTCTGGCCATATTTGGACTCAAATGTATATAGGAAATAAATGGATTGTTGCAGATACAACAAGTTCAAGAAATAGTTTAGGAAAAATAAAAAATTGGAATACAAAAAACTATACATTGTGTGGGGAATTCAGTTCAATAAGTTTTTAAGTAAATTCCATTAAAATGCAGCATTTTATTAAGTTTTAATTGATTATTTAGTTCTATTTTAATAATAATTAATTAAAACTTTTTTTAAAATATGATGATTAAAAAACTTTTTTAAATGATTTAACTAATTTAACCAATAAAAAAAATTAAACAAATCACAGAAAATTTTTAAAGTATATGAAAAATAGTTAGAATAATTAAAATATTAAAAATATAAAAATAGTTAGAATGAAAGCGCCGGGACGGGGATTTGAACCCCGGAGATCTATTGATCATCGGATTAGCAGTCCGACGCCGTACCAGGCTGGGCCATCCCGACATAAAAATGAATAAAAGTTTTTATATAAATCAGAAGTATATAATACAACTATTATTATTTTATATTTACTTATTATATAAACTTTTTCTTTTTAAAAGTCAACACATTTAAAAACTGATAAAAATATGAAATCTGTTCATTAGATAAATTTCAATATTGAAAACATTAAAAAAAGTTCATTAAAGTGGCATATAAAGGAGTGGACAAATTTCATCAATTAAGGTTATCTGAAAAACTAACTCCACCCCGCTGTTCTACAAGCATCAGCTGTAAGCGGTAGAGCTGCTCCTTTCCAGGCCTAACACGTTCCCACAACAAAGTTAATTAAATATTACCCTCCAGTAATATCCTTAACACCATTGATCCTGCAGGACGGGGCTTCTATATCAGCTTCGCAGGCCCTAATTAAATCCAAATGCCGCCTCCTAAATTTCGACTGCACCAAAGGAGATTTGTGCTTACAGAGGACTCCTAACCCTCCAGTCTAGCCAATATATTATTTCTTTTTAATCTTATATAAACTTTATCAATAAATGCTTTTTTAATATATATTCCATTATTTAAGTTAAATTTGGATAAAAAACTCATTAGATAAAATAAGAACAATTAAGAAAATAAAAATAAAAAAACAGTTTAAAATAAGAACAACAAAGAAAATAAAAATAAAAAACAGTTTAAAATAAGAACAACAAAGAAAAGAAAAGAAAAAAATAGTTTAAAATAAGAAAATCATAATATAAAAAATAAAAATAATTAAAAACAATGGAAAATAAAATAAAAATTATTCTTTAAGTATTTTAATAATATCCCCATCAGATATAATACCTACAAGTTCACCATCATCAACAACAGGTAATTGGTTAATAATACTATCTCCAGGAGCTTTATCAAACATTATAGAAATTGCATCTTTTATAGTATTTTCAGAAGATACAGATGCAACATCTTTAACCATAACAGATTTAACTTTAGTACCGTATTGATACTTATCTAAAATCAAATTATGTCCTAAATCAGTAGCAGTAACTATACCTACCATTTTTCCATCATCAACAACAGGCATTGCACTTATTTTATATTTCATTAATTTTTCAAAGGCAAAAACAGTTTCTTCATCACAGTTTACTGTTAAAACATCTTTTGTCATTAAATCTTTAACTTTAGTCTTTTCTAACATCATTCAAACCTCCATAATATTTAGCTATTGCTTTAATTATAAACTCTCTAGTTTCAACCATATCTACATTTTCAATAATAGGTACCCCTTCTTTTTTTGCTTGATCTTCCATATATTTTAAGGTTTTTCTAATAGAATCAAAATTATCTAAATATTTTTTAAGTGGCCTGCTAGCCCAACCATCATTACAACGAGAATAAAATCTACTTTTATGCATTTCCTCATCTTTAAGAGTTAATGTAAACATTAATACATTATCTTTATCCATTAAATCTTTACGAATAAAGCCTGGAACTAGGTGCACTCCTTCAATAATAATACTTATTCCTTCAGTTAATGCTCTTTCAATAACAGCCTCTATTCCAACACTTACTGTTCCAACATGGTCTTTAAAGCCTGCTAAAACATAGTCAAATTCTGGTGGAGGAGCTACTCTAAAGCCTTTTTGAGAAGAAAATGAAGATTCATGAATTACTGGGCTTAGCTCTTTAGATACAATTTTACGCATAACTTCTCTAATCATATCAGTACTTATCATGCTTTTTATACCTAATCTTCTAGATACCTCATAAGATATAGAGGAAGTACCTACTCCAGATGCACCACCAATTAAAATAATTAAGGGATCATCACTATTTCGTATTTTTCTCCAATTTAAATAATTTTCAGCAATTAAAGGATTTTCTTCCTCTAATAATTCAATAATTCTATTAACTAAGTCATTAGTAGATATTGTTGTAATACTCTTTTCAACTAAATCGGATTCAATTTTATTAGAAATTTCATGGGCTTTATTAGGTTTTAATTCTGCACGAATAAGTGATCTTGATAGAATACCTTTTGAAAAGGGTTCTGTATAAACTTTACCTTTAACTTCTCTACGGACTAGAACCATAAAATCACAACCTTAACTCAAAATGTACTTAATTCATTATCTATTACTACTTTAATTTAGCTATTAATTTGCTAATAAATGAAAAGATAAGCTATTAAATTTAATTAATAAAGCTAATGATAATTAAAAGCAAAAAATAGTTAAAATTTTAGAAAATATAGATATGTTTTCATTATTAATTATATTTGATATTTAAATATTATAAAGTTTTATATTTGATTTTTGTATAAAAAATCCATTAAAAAAAATAGGGTAAAAATAGAAAAAAATAAAAAATAACTAGTTTCAAGTACCACTCAAAAGAAAAGAAAAATTAAAAAAATAAAAAATAACTAGCTTCAAGCACCACTCAAAAGAAAAGAAAAATAAAAAATAACTAGTTTCAAGCACCGCTCAAAAGAAAAGAAAAAATTTAGCAGAGGCTTTAACCTAAAATTAAAAAGCTGAGGTCTATAAATCAACAATCTCTACATTGAATTTAGCATCTTCATCTACTTCAATTAAGATTGCATGATTATCTTCAAGCATACCTGGATTTGCTATAGTGGTTTTGCCTACCTTATCAATGGAACATGCTTCGTGTACATGGCCACAAATATTTATATCTGGCTGGAATTCATGAATAGGTTTTTTAACACCTTGGCTACCTACATGAGTTCCATTTTCAATTGTATCTGCTTTAGTATCATATGGAGGTGCATGAGTAAGTAAAATGGTTACTCTAGGAACTGCATCATTTCCAATATAGTCATACTCAGCTAAAAGCTCATATACATGAAGATAAATCTTATCATCATCAATTTCCCCAGGAGTATTAAATGGAGTAGGATTAGATCCACCATAACCCATAATAACTACATTTTCATAGGATATTAATTGATCATGTAAACAGAATGCAGGTCTTTCATCAGGACCACTTTCTTTAATAACATTACAGATTCCTGCAGGGTCACAGTTACCTGGAATCGCAAATACATCCACATCACATTCTTCAACAAGCTCATCAATAAATGGTTTTACAAAACTCAATGGTTCAAATTCAGTAATACTAAAATCTGTAATATCTCCAGCAATTAAGACTAAAGAAATATCTTCATTTTTTAAGTAATTGATTAAATTTTCACTTTTTTTACCGTGTATATCACTAATTGCTAAAATCTTCATTATAAAACAACCTTAAAGCTTTAAATTTAAAAAATAATAAAAGTAATTAGAAAATAAAAAATATCTGTTTATTCCAAGAAGAATGGAGCCATTTCTCTTAAAGCTGATTGAATTTTTGGTTTTTCACCATACAATGCAATTGTTAAATCACTGTCAAATTCCATTATAAGGCCATAATATTCAGCTATTTCTTGTACTCTATCTTCTGCAATTGGATTTTTTAAAGTAATTTTTGCATAAGAAAATCCTGGAGGAGCATTTAAAATAAATTTAGATTGGGTATCGGGAGTTTTAAAGATTTCCTCTCCCTTATTTGCTCTTTGGAGTTTATCTAACCATTCTTCATAGAACCCTTTATCATAAGATTCTGCTAGCGATAATAAAACTCCCTGAATTTCATTTAAAGACATATCTGCTTTAGCCATCTCATTAATCATATCTGGATGAGAAGGGTCCTTTTTATAAAAACCAATTTGAGATTTAACTAAGCCTAAGTCCTTATTAATTTCATTTGGTATTTGAATACCTTTCTTATATAATTCTGTAGAAAGATTAACTATAACCAACCAAGATCGTTCAATAGGCAAAGTGCTCATAAATGTCCTTCCAATATTTTTAAGGTAGTAACATTAACTTTTGCATCTGCTTCTCTTAATTCCCTTTTAATTTCATTGAGATTATTGTATCTATCTAAAAAGAGAACATGGTGACTACCAGTACCAGTAATATCTAAAATAGCGATTTCATCTGAATCATCAATTACATCTCTACCTTCAATAGCTGCTTTAAATTGTACATAAGGACCATACTCTTCAGGAAGATCTTTATATTTAAATATTCCACCTAATATTGCAATAAACATATCATTTCTCCTCATTTATTATAATTTTATAAGATTCATACTAGTTCAATCATTATCCAAATCATAAGATTAATAAATAAATAACTAGTTTAGTTATTAATCCAAGTCCACATAATTTCATAATATAAATTATATGAATATATTTTTAGTTATAGTAATTAATATAGTTTATTATTATACTAATGATTTTTATAAATTTTAAAACTTAGCTCATTAAATTGATTAATTATTAAATTAATCAGTATACTAATGATTCTAAATCATTATGACAAATATAATTTTTATTTTTAAACTATAAAAACATTTGTTAAAAACAAAATAAAGTTTTTTTTATTTAATATTTGCAATAATTATGAATTATTTAAAAAACTAGTATTTGAAAAATATTTTCACAAGTTTTAAAAAAAAAGCATGAAAATGAATCAGCTATCAAAACAGTTTAATCATAGCATTAAAAACAGTTGGTAAAAATGCGAACTTAAAAAATTCTTTAAAAAAAAAGAAAAAATAAGTAGTAATTTCTAACTACTTATTCGAGTTTTGCAAGAGCTTTAGATGAGTCTATTAATTGTGCGTCTAAAGTTAAATCTTCTGCACTTAATCCCATAGCTAATCCGTATAATTGAGCTAAGTGGAATACAGGAATTGAGAAGTCAGTTCCGTATTTTTCGTTTACTTCAGTTTGACCTACATCAAATTGTAAGTGACAGAATGGACATACATCAATAATAGCATCTGCACCAGCTTCAGCCATAGCATCAAGTTTTTCTTTGGTATAACTTAAAGTTACATCAAGGTCTCTAGATCTTAAACCTCCACCTGCACCACAACACATCATTTTGTTGTTGTAAGGTATAGATTTAGCACCGGTGATTTCAACTAATTCATCTAAAATAGTTGGGTTTTCTGCAGATTCCTCAATACCTACTTCATCGGTAGGTTTAAGGAAGTGACAACCGTAGTGTACAGCTACGTTGAGATCTAAGTTTTTGGTGAACATTTCAGAAATCTTATCAAGACCTACATCATTGTATAATATTTCAGCTAAATGTCTTACTTTAGTTTCACCTTTGAATTGTTTGTCAGTAGTTTCAGCTAAAATTTCGTTAATTTCATCTTTTTTAGCTGCGTTTTCTTTTAATAAGTGGTCACATTCACGTAATGAACCGAAACATCCGTTACATTCGGTCATTATTTCTAAACCCATGTCTTCTGCAATAGCGAGGTTACGTGCTGCGATAGTAGCCCAGGTGGTTTGATCGAAAGAACCAAATACACCAGGTGCAGGACAACAGGAAGCTCCTTCCATGTCTTTTAATTCAATGTCTAATTTTTCGAATAACATTCTAGTTGCTTTTTCGATACCAGGATAACGGTTGTTCATAATACAACCTAAGAAATATGCAATCTCCATAAATATTAACTCCTTAAATAAATCTATTCTAATTTTCCAGTTTCCATGTTGAAACCGATTAAATTATCAAATCCACATGCTACACAGATTTTTTGGACTTCTTCTAATGCTTCAGGGAAAGAATGTACTGATGGAGGTAATTCATCAAGTCCAATAGCTTTTCTCAAATCTCTAGTTTTATCGTTGATAGGTACACCATGACCAGTTTTAATTACGTAAGAACCAGTTGCTTTGTGTGAGTCAGCCATGTAACCAGCTTTTGCAGCTTCATTACGTGCCATTTTAATAATATCCACAATTTTTACACTTCTAGGACATCTTTCTTGACAGGTGTAACAAGTGGTACACATCCATAATGCAGGATCAGATATTACTTCGTCTTTAAGTCCCAATAAACATTTTCTTACAATTTGTCTTACTCTATAAGGAGTTCTTCTACCAGAAGGACATCCTCCACCACAGGTACCACATTGGAAACAGTGGTCTACAGTTTCAATTCCAGCATCAACGAATTTTTGAGTAAATTCTTTATCAATATCATCCATTGAATAAACATCATTTTCTTTTAATAAAGTCATATTATCGCTCTCTTCATTTTCTTCTGAAGCATCTTCTAAAGATTCTTCATCTTCTGAAAGTTTATCATCACTTGATTCTTCCTCATTTTCTAAAGAAGCTTCCTCTCCAGGAATTTCTTCAACTTCTTCTTCAGCTTCAACTTCTTCAGAAGCTTCAACTTCTTCAGAAGCCTCTGTATGAATAGGAATAATAATTTCTTCCTCTTCTTCAGGAGCTTCTGCTTCTAAAGTTTCTTCTTCGGAAATAGTTTCAGAATCAGATTTAGTTTCAATTTCCTCTTCTGAAGATGTCTGTATAGAATCAGCAGCTTCTTCAACAGATTCTGCTTCTTTAGTTAAATTTTTATCTATATCCTTTTTTGTCCCACCAAGGAGGGATTTAAGAGTATCTAACACAGACATTGAAAAACACACCTAGGACAATCATAGGTTAACCTCACGTCCTTAATCATAATTGTAATTGTATACTATATAAAGGTTTTGAAAATTTTTGAAAGTGTAAGCTAAAAGGTTACACCATTTAATGATTTTTAGGACTGCCTAAAATTAAATTTTTATCGAAGCCATCAATTTAATAAATCATAACTTCGATTATTTTAAAAGGGGATTTATAAAAATTTATAAAATTAGCAATGAATAAAATTGAAAAATTAAAAAATTAGTTAAAAAAAGAGTTTAATTAATAAAAATAGAAAAAGATCAAGCTTATCATAAGAACTCCGAAAAAGCTTTAAACAAGGCTTTAAAATAGTAGCCTTAAAAAGACTTTTGAGAATTAATATAAAGTTTTTCTAAAGTTTTAGCAAAAGCATACATTTCATCATTAGAAATATCACCTTTAATCTCCTCTTTCCATTCATCAAAGAAAGTCAGTAAACGAACAGATACTTCTTGACCCTTTTCAGTTAAAAATAATAATTTTTTAGTATTATTCTCTGAATCAATCTTTTTAAGAATTAAATCTTTAAGTAATAAATTTTTAGTAGTTTTACTAATATTCGCTTCAGTTACATGAAACTTTTTAACAAGATCTATCTGATTCAATCCTTCATCAGCATAGATTGCTAATAAAATTGGTATCTCACCAATATTTATATCTATGGATCCTACATTTTTTCTAAAATGTGCCTCATAACTTTTTATTAAAGTCATTAAATAATTTACATGCTCTGGAATAATAACACTTTTTTCAATCATAAAATACCTCATTTCAAATAAGAGAATATATTTTCCAAATTTGAAAAATTCAATAATTAATTAGTTAGTTAAAAAGTCTTTAGTGTAATTTACTTTATTTTTTAATATATAAAAAGCTTATTACTATAACTTAATTTAATTAAGTTTTAGCCTATCCTCTAAAAATTTATTGAAATTTAATGAAAATAAGCCTAAATTAAGATTATTTAATGAAAATAAAAGAAATAGATAATTTATAGTATCATTGAGCTGTTTAAATTACTCTTAAATTATTTAAATCATTAAAAAAAATTTTAATAAATATAATCAATCAATATTTCAAAAAATAAAAAAAAATAAAAAAATAGCTATAAATTTTTTCTATAAAATATAAAAAATAAAAACAAATATTTAACAAAATATTAATTAATAAAAACAAATAGAGTAATTAATTGAATTATTAAAAATAAGGAACTTAAGATAAAATGAAAATATTTGAAATTAAAAGCCATGATGGCCCTGGAAGATATGGGAAACTTGGAGATTGGGAAAGTCCATTAATAATCAATAAAGATGATTTTACAATAGCTAAAGATGAATCTTCAGCATACGATGTTGAAAAAGAAATAGCAGAGTGGAGTGTAAGTCAAACTATTGAAAAAGCTAAAACTGTTAAAGATAAGGAAATAGCTGTTATTCAAGGAAGCAAATACATTGATTTACGTATTAAATGTTTAAAAGAACTTGAAGAGCTTGGTTATAATGGATTTATAATAGCAAATGCAGATGACCTGCTTCTTCATCCAAGAGACTTAGTTGATTTAGTTGTTAGACTTAGAGAAAATATGAAGTCCAGTAGCTATTTAATATTTCCATTTGCTGAAGCTCAATTTATTCCCCTTCTTGTTTATATGGGAATAGATGCATTCTTTGATGATATTGGCGAATATTATAGTTATATCAATGTATTGATGAGTCCAACTAAAAATTATGACTTAGAAACTTATAAACTCTATGAT
The DNA window shown above is from Methanobrevibacter olleyae and carries:
- a CDS encoding archaeosine tRNA-ribosyltransferase, which encodes MKIFEIKSHDGPGRYGKLGDWESPLIINKDDFTIAKDESSAYDVEKEIAEWSVSQTIEKAKTVKDKEIAVIQGSKYIDLRIKCLKELEELGYNGFIIANADDLLLHPRDLVDLVVRLRENMKSSSYLIFPFAEAQFIPLLVYMGIDAFFDDIGEYYSYINVLMSPTKNYDLETYKLYDMDQKELEKYNKNTVDFVLREVREHMKNSSLRNLVEERSATSPQYASALRILDKNYSEYLLEHTQLY
- a CDS encoding MarR family winged helix-turn-helix transcriptional regulator; amino-acid sequence: MIEKSVIIPEHVNYLMTLIKSYEAHFRKNVGSIDINIGEIPILLAIYADEGLNQIDLVKKFHVTEANISKTTKNLLLKDLILKKIDSENNTKKLLFLTEKGQEVSVRLLTFFDEWKEEIKGDISNDEMYAFAKTLEKLYINSQKSF